Within Nitrospirota bacterium, the genomic segment GAAGAATCCCAAGGGCCCGGAACACGGCGTCTTCAAAGTGTTGCGTGGCGGTGGTTATACCACCCACGGAACGGATGTGCGGATCACGAGCCGCAGCAAAATGGTCCCCGACTTCCGTGACGAAACGATCGGGTTTCGGTGTGCCGCATCGGAGCCGGAAAGAGGGGGCGGGAAGGGAGCGGAGCGAAGCCAAAACTCACAGAAAATCAAAGTAGTAGAGAATTAGGAAGACGGCTAAAATTATGTTGACAACCATACCGGCCAAAACTATAATGTCGAACACTTTTGCGTTCTTGCCCATCGTATTATGCCCTCATCCGTCAAGGTGACGAACAGAGCATTAACATAGAGTTAGCGGCCTGTCAAGGTAACGGGTGTGCCAATTTTAGGCGTCATGGGGAGAAGGAACGATGGCTCAAGCAACGGTGGCTGACAGCGAACTGAAAGTCAAGATCGGGAAGATGATTTTTTACGTGACCTGCGCGGTGGGCCTCTGGTTCTTTTACTGGTTCGCCGGCATCCAGTGTCCGTGCTGAGGGGGGCTTTCAATTTCGGTGGCTGTGCCGACAGGCTTGCGGCGCGGTCCGAGGGGGAGTGCACAGATGAGCGCGCTTAACAATCCGGTTGTTGCCGTCATCGTGTCGGTCATCGTCGCCGTCACGTACTTTACGCTCGTGGATCATTTTCTCATGGACATGCAAGGACTGGACTACTGGTACTTGTTCAGGAAGTAGCATCGCCAGGCTGGCGATACGCGGGAGCGCGATGAGTCCGGCCGGGATCAAGGCTTTGGTAATCATCGGTGGTTGTGTTTAAGGAGGGAGCCATGCGCAGTTTATCCAGGAAGAAAACGCTGGCAGTCATGGCGTTGGTGGCGATGACAGGCCTCCTGTTCTTGCCGATCGTCATGACAATGCCTGCGCTCGCGAGTGGCGGTGAGGCCCCGGCGGCCAGCGCCCCCCCACCTGACGCGGAGAAGAAGGGCGGAGAGAAGGAGAAGAAGATCGAGAAGGCCCGGGACGTCTATTATAAGACGGAGGGCATCGTAACCGGGGCTCCGGCGCCGAAGACGACGGACGGCCCTAAAGATTATCCTCGCTATAACTTCGAAAGCCGCGTCCTTCTCTGGTTCGCGAACCAGCAGCACCTCTACTACGGCAGCTTCGTCCTGGCCGTTCCCATTTTCTGCATGATCATCGAGTTCATGGGGGTCGTGACGAAGGACAAGGCGATGGCCAAGAAGTACGACCAGCTCGCCTACGACTTCATCAAAATCAGTCTGACCGCCTACTCCCTCACGGCCATCCTGGGCGGAATCCTGATCTTCACGTTCCTGACCCTCTACCCAGCCTTCTTCGGCTACCTGTCCAGCATCTTCCGCCCGGTCATGCACATCTATGCGCTGATGTTCGTGGCCGAGAGCGGCACCCTCTACATCTACTATTACGGCTGGGACAAGATGAAGGAGGGGTTCCTGAAGTGGATTCACCTGAGCATGTCGGTGATCCTGAACGTGATCGGCACCGTGCTGATGTTCCTGGCCAATTCCTGGATCGGGTTCATGATGTCCCCGGCCGGCGTGGATGAACAGGGGCGATTTCTCGGGAACATCTGGCACGTCATTCACACGGCCCTCTGGAATCCGCTGAACGTGCACCGCATCCTGGGCAACATGGCCTTCGGCGGCGGCGTGGTCGCAGCCTACGCGGCCTACCGGTTCATGGCTTCCAAGACCGAAGAGGATCGGGCCCATTACGACTGGATGGGCTACATCGCCATGTCGCTCGGCGTGGCCTTTCTGATCCCGCTGCCGTTCGCTGGCTACTGGCTCATGCGAGAAGTGTATGCCTACCGGCAACAGATGGGCATCACGCTGATGGGCGGCCTGCTGGCCTGGCTGTTCATCATCCAGGCGACCATGATCGGAATCCTGTTCCTCAGCACGAACTACTACCTCTGGCAGGCGCTGGGCCGGATGCGCGGCGCCGAGCGCTTCCAAAAATGGATCAAATACTTCGTGTTCGTGCTCGTGTGCGGGTTCCTGGTGTTCATCACCCCGCACACGATGGTCATGACCCCCGCCGAGTTGAAAGCGATGGGCGGGCAGCAGCACCCGGTTCTGGGAAACTACGGAGTCATGTCGGCCAAGAACGGCGGCATCAACGTGATCATCACGACCACCGTGCTGAGCTTCATCTGGTATCAGCGCGGTAACCGGGTGCCAACCGTGTCCTGGTCCAAGTTCGGCAACATCTTCATGGGCGTGTTCTTCTTTTTCGCCTACGTCAACATCGTCTGGCTGGCCATCTACGGCTACTACATTCCGGCCAACGTGCGGGTCGGGCTGTCGGTGCCGCAGGTGGCGACGACGCTCTCCTGTCTCTTCTTCATGACCGCGCTCAATCTCGTCATGCTGAAGGGGGCGCGGCAGCTCGGGCCGATCGAGTGGGGAAAGATCTCGGTACGCTCCCAGTACGCGCTGATCATGCTCGCCACGGCCTTTACCTGGATGATGGGGCTGATGGGCTACATCCGCTCCTCCGTCCGGCTGTTCTGGCACGTGAACGAAATCATGCGGGACAACTCGCCCTGGGCCTATACCCATACGGTGGGCTTTGCCGCAAACAT encodes:
- a CDS encoding cytochrome ubiquinol oxidase subunit I, with product MRSLSRKKTLAVMALVAMTGLLFLPIVMTMPALASGGEAPAASAPPPDAEKKGGEKEKKIEKARDVYYKTEGIVTGAPAPKTTDGPKDYPRYNFESRVLLWFANQQHLYYGSFVLAVPIFCMIIEFMGVVTKDKAMAKKYDQLAYDFIKISLTAYSLTAILGGILIFTFLTLYPAFFGYLSSIFRPVMHIYALMFVAESGTLYIYYYGWDKMKEGFLKWIHLSMSVILNVIGTVLMFLANSWIGFMMSPAGVDEQGRFLGNIWHVIHTALWNPLNVHRILGNMAFGGGVVAAYAAYRFMASKTEEDRAHYDWMGYIAMSLGVAFLIPLPFAGYWLMREVYAYRQQMGITLMGGLLAWLFIIQATMIGILFLSTNYYLWQALGRMRGAERFQKWIKYFVFVLVCGFLVFITPHTMVMTPAELKAMGGQQHPVLGNYGVMSAKNGGINVIITTTVLSFIWYQRGNRVPTVSWSKFGNIFMGVFFFFAYVNIVWLAIYGYYIPANVRVGLSVPQVATTLSCLFFMTALNLVMLKGARQLGPIEWGKISVRSQYALIMLATAFTWMMGLMGYIRSSVRLFWHVNEIMRDNSPWAYTHTVGFAANMISFNVLFFWISIMFVFWLGTLGAKKAPVEAKVSVPGRAPEPAVGH